Proteins encoded in a region of the Anopheles aquasalis chromosome 2, idAnoAquaMG_Q_19, whole genome shotgun sequence genome:
- the LOC126581343 gene encoding pyrimidine-specific ribonucleoside hydrolase RihA-like, with translation MSIPGGNRWTVVAVVLLVALVLGSTTVQASKCPRSEKSLNGGVRRVILDLDAGGDDAWALLMLLANEERNNICLQAITCTHGNAAVADVAMNVLRILEAMNRLDVPVYLGATEPLIRPVADRNEPHYFWGQDGFGDAEFDTQPSTHYLESMHAVQKMYELFTLYPHRVTLLAVGPLTNVALLFKMYPEAASKMEALYILGGNRHGVGNTAVAAEFNFFTDPEAANIVLNSAPMIVNVFPWETVVTLIPEFSTKWRFETFHDSPNPAIQVLNRVESIVYAEEKGWTPCDMFVASVFLNSSIVQSRVTHRAEVELSGRVTRGMMAILHHVKDVEQHNVAIIDAIDAAQVRRMLLALKDVQVKEKFMRSLMRTSGDKKA, from the exons ATGAGCATTCCCGGTGGAAATCGGTGGAcagtggtggccgtggtgctgctggtggccttgGTTCTAGGGAGCACCACCGTCCAGGCGTCCAAGTGTCCGCGAAGTGAGAAGTCGCTTAACGGAGGAGTGCGAAGAGTGATTCTGGATCTGGACGCCGGTGGAGATGATGCTTGggcgttgttgatgctgctggcgaatgagGAGCGGAACAACATCTGCTTGCAGGCCATCACCTGTACTCACGGGAATGCTGCCGTAGCGGATGTGGCGATGAATGTGTTGCGTATTCTCGAGGCCATGAATCGGTTGGATGTGCCAGTGTATCTCGGTGCAACGGAGCCACTGATAAGACCGGTGGCGGATCGTAATGAGCCGCATTATTTCTGGGGCCAGGATGGGTTCGGTGATGCCGAGTTCGATACGCAACCCTCGACGCACTATCTCGAATCGATGCACGCGGTTCAGAAGATGTATGAACTGTTTACACTG TATCCTCATCGAGTCACACTGTTAGCCGTCGGTCCGCTCACCAACGTGGCACTGCTGTTCAAGATGTATCCTGAGGCAGCGTCCAAGATGGAAGCTCTCTACATCCTTGGAGGTAATCGACATGGCGTCGGCAATACGGCTGTGGCCGCCGAGTTCAACTTCTTCACCGATCCCGAGGCGGCCAACATCGTCCTTAACAGCGCACCGATGATCGTGAATGTTTTTCCCTGGGAGACTGTGGTGACGTTGATACCGGAGTTCTCAACCAAGTGGCGCTTCGAGACGTTCCACGATTCTCCGAATCCTGCCATTCAGGTGTTGAACCGCGTCGAATCGATCGTTTACGCCGAGGAGAAAGGCTGGACACCGTGTGATATGTTTGTGGCGAGCGTATTTTTGAACTCTTCGATCGTCCAATCACGGGTGACACATCGGGCTGAGGTTGAGCTGAGTGGACGAGTCACACGAGGAATGATGGCCATTTTGCATCACGTCAAAGATGTGGAGCAGCATAATGTTGCCATCATTGATGCGATCGATGCAGCTCAGGTTCGGCGTATGTTGCTTGCCTTGAAAGACGTCCAGGTGAAGGAAAAGTTTATGCGCAGCCTAATGAGGACGAGTGGCGACAAAAAGGCATGA
- the LOC126581364 gene encoding uncharacterized protein LOC126581364, which produces MAQMQLYTMAIFVFLGVQLDYANAMNCPHCLDVLACAANQVPKVDCSETVVNRTVLMLGGIFRNLTAYTTPDTVYSCVEVNFRRDENSSDILAIKGCTAGRKSICGEPTYDYNGILSCRSYSGADRHQFSMVLLLNTAIIVFALLFVS; this is translated from the exons ATGGCACAAATGCAGCTCTACACAATGGCGATATTTGTCTTTTTGGGCGTTCAACTCGATTATG CGAACGCCATGAACTGCCCACACTGTCTGGACGTGCTGGCTTGTGCCGCCAACCAGGTCCCGAAGGTGGACTGCAGTGAAACCGTCGTCAACCGAACGGTCTTAATGTTGGGTGGGATTTTTCGAAACTTAACGGCATATACCACTCCCGACACTGTCTACAGTTGCGTCGAAGTGAACTTTCGGCGTGATG aaaactcTAGTGACATACTTGCCATAAAAGGATGCACTGCCGGGCGGAAGAGCATCTGCGGTGAACCGACGTACGACTACAACGGAATCCTATCGTGCAGATCGTACAGTGGAGCTGATCGACATCAGTTTagcatggtgctgctgttgaataCAGCTATcattgtgtttgctttgcttttcgttAGCTAA
- the LOC126581361 gene encoding uncharacterized protein LOC126581361 codes for MHFAKKVIAFVIVVCFIINVSALTCMECVNMGDEKGCDDAGELNECNAEIADRYTAIFSRMNTDIPHLQPNKSKFKCFKLIVVGEEPYFLKGCTFRDLPICEKTNSNVDCGTCEKDECNGLYYRAEDEDDDSGAMTTIGSTTPPLVLYLLAVLARIEPRF; via the exons ATGCATTTCGCTAAAAAGGTGATCGCGTTCGTGATCGTAGTGtgtttcatcatcaacg TATCTGCTCTGACGTGTATGGAATGTGTTAACATGGGCGACGAGAAGGGGTGTGATGATGCCGGTGAACTCAACGAGTGTAACGCAGAAATCGCTGATCGGTACACTGCTATATTCTCGCGCATGAACACCGATATTCCTCATTTGCAACCGAACAAATCCAAGTTCAAGTGCTTCAAGCTGATCGTTGTTGGTGAAGAGCCGTACTTTCTCAAGGGATGCACCTTCCGGGATCTGCCGATATGCGAGAAAACCAACTCCAATGTAGATTGTGGCACGTGCGAGAAGGATGAGTGCAATGGGCTGTACTACCGGGCcgaggacgaagatgatgacagTGGTGCCATGACGACCATCGGATCGACCACCCCGCCACTCGTACTGTATTTGCTGGCGGTCCTTGCACGCATAGAACCAAGGTTTTAA
- the LOC126581359 gene encoding uncharacterized protein LOC126581359, translating into MLLDITRSRGAGGAGGTVVCLVLLSLVQTGCSLRCDFCYDVEDCSLGQDVPTVVCDEESVQLTNSSLASFIPSLRNSLPTLPNQYECVHVRATSVSGHVFLLVRGCVHRLDDPTLRFCSLPHAAFQGSLECAACSEGDRCNNIPLTDDDDDGGSLSGAGVQRSPVSLMSFFSVLALCLRTLHYTSTVIMPFS; encoded by the exons ATGCTCCTCGACATTACGAGAtcccgtggtgctggtggtgctggtggtactgtGGTGTGTTTAGTGCTCCTGTCGCTTGTGCAAACAG GTTGTTCCCTTCGGTGTGACTTTTGCTACGATGTTGAGGATTGTTCGCTGGGTCAGGACGTACCGACGGTGGTCTGTGATGAGGAATCGGTACAGCTTACCAACAGTAGCCTCGCGAGCTTCATCCCTTCACTGCGCAACTCCCTGCCGACGCTTCCTAATCAGTACGAGTGTGTCCACGTGCGTGCCACCTCGGTGAGTGGCCACGTGTTTCTGTTGGTTCGCGGATGTGTCCACCGGCTGGACGATCCGACTCTGCGCTTTTGTTCGCTTCCGCATGCCGCGTTCCAGGGTTCGCTAGAATGTGCGGCATGTTCCGAGGGAGATCGATGCAACAACATCCCgctcaccgacgacgatgacgacggaggAAGCCTATCCGGTGCTGGAGTCCAAAGGTCACCGGTGTCGTTAATGAGTTTCTTCTCGGTTCTTGCACTTTGCCTCCGGACACTCCACTACACCAGCACAGTGATTATGCCGTTCAGCTGA